In Juglans regia cultivar Chandler chromosome 13, Walnut 2.0, whole genome shotgun sequence, the DNA window AAGGTAAACATTTTTCCCCTGACAATGAATGTAAATACATGGTTTAAGCAAAATTTCATTCCAACAAATAGAGAAATCATTTCTCATCTGAATTTTTCTCTTCATAAGCAAGCCCATATCAAAACACTCATTCACAAGAAATCAATCGCAGGGGACTGGAAAGATTACCGTAAGTGTGGCTGATTGAAATAGGAACGACAATGCAACAACGGTCCGAATTGGGTTGTGATGGGGttagctgagagagagagagagagagagagagagagtggaaaaGAGGGACAGTCGACAGAGTGGAGCTCGGagggggagaagagagagggcgtggaagagaaaagaaaatggctatgtgagaatttaaataagaaaaacttTAGGGGCTGAGGTTAACGGCTACTTAATTGGTTCATTACCGTTGGAAGGAGAAGTGGAAAATCGATCACTACtcaaattgaaatatgaaatagcTGCCCGAACATTTAAGACTCTactcaaattcaaatatatatatatatatatatataaatatatatttctcattattttttatggttttgtttAAATGAAAGCTTCTAATTTTACAAGACCAACCAAATGGAGGAGTTGGGTCTTGTTCTTCAACGTATCTGAACCCATAACTGATTACCCCATATGATCATAACATTTTCTGTCTACTTGTGTCGGCAGATAACAAGAGAGAAATGGCTGTTGCCACTGGCCCACCAGAGGTATGTACCAATATATTCCATTTGTCTGAAAAATCTTGCTTTCCAGAGAAGTTCTTAAGTTATTCTTGAAAACTGCAGGAGGGGGGATGAGGAAAATGACTCAATTGTAGATTACCTACACTTTGTTGTTCCCCTTCGTACTCTAAATTCGAAATAGACTATTGAGGTCATAGATAGGAACAACAATGATTGCGTTGCCAACCCTAAAAAGTTATGCTTAGCCACTTCTGATAAGACTAGGGGTTTATTAATCAGGGCTATCCTTGCAAACAGGTTGCTTCTTGTTATCTGTAGTTAATTTGGACATTTATATTTTCCGTGGAAAGATTATATTTGACTATGACTAGACTTATCATCAAAGTAAGAGATTCTCATTCCACATACCACACATAATTATATGTGTCATGTTACTTTGAAAAGTAATTGAATCTGAAGAAAGCAAGAAGCAACCTCTATATGTAAATAGGGGGAATTTTGTTTAAAGTTTTGAACATGTGACAGCACCTCCGGATTAGTCAAGACTTTGTTAccggacacctggtgccaataaaaaaataaagttttgaacACGTGATTGAGGCCATGGGCAATCTGATAATGAAGGTCTAAAGTTGTATTGAAGTAGGCAATTGGAATGGCTTATAAAAAGTAGGCTCTCTAAGATGGATAGAAAAGGCCTGTGTAATTGGACCATGCCTAttctcttatgaataaaacttattgattatCTATAAAAAAGGGATAACAAAAGTGGGAAGAAGATCTAGAAAGTTAGATGCCTTGCATGTCACTTATATGTCATTTATATGTGACTGTGATGGAGATATGATGATGAAGGTCTAAACACCTATGAAGTAGGCAACTGAGACTACGCATATGAAGGCTCTCTGAGGGAGATAGGAAAGGTCAACATTGAGAAAGAtataaagaagataaataatgtaaaatattGGAACAATATGAACTTGTTAGAGCTAGTAAGAAGACATAATCTATTGTGTGAGGTTTTAACATGTAGGTCAGTTAACCACCCCCAACCACTTTTACATGCAATGAAAGGGTAACAGAGAAAACCTGTAGTCGCTCTGACTCCATTTTCTTATCTTGTAAGTCCTCAGGGAATTTGAAATTTCGGTTTGCTTGCTTTGATGATTGTTCAAGATGCTTTATCGAGCCTATTCCAAAATTACTTGAAGCTttctaatcatttatttttattcaggGTAGGTTATAGATGGATTACAAGATTTCTTGCCCTAATTGGTTGTTACTCCTTACTACTTTTCTTAGGTTTTCTTCAAGGTCTGTGACATTTGGTGTTCTGCTGCAAACTTTTTCATGCATACCAAGTCTTTACTTGCACACAATAGAGACAACGTTGTGTGTGCCACATTTATCCAATTCTCTGGAGAACAACTAGTGTGCTTGTTTTTGGCAGTTGGATATTACTATTTCTTCTCCGGTCAAGTTTGCAGAAGCATAGTTTATGGTGATCAGCCAAGAAATAGGTAAAATATCAATGAAATTATACACCCATTTAAATTCATGTATATGATGGCATGAATTGTTTAAATTTTGTTCTGCAGGCTGGATCTGTATCGACCCAAAAATAGTGATGGGCCAAAGCCAGTCATTGCGTTTGTAACTAGTGGAGCCTGGATTATTGGGTGAGAGATGTTTTCATTGATAGCTGCTAATGTTTGAAGTGGCAGTAGGAAGTCTAATGTAAATAGTAATAGCAGAAAAGTTTTTGGTGTAGATATGTAACCCCTTAAGCAGCTAATAGAGTGATTATTGAGGCTgttgttgaataaaattttggggCGCCGcccttttcaataaaaaaagaagtcatCTGTTAAATTatgcaataaaaatacatttttctaaCGTTGACCTTGAAATGGTATTTGGTAAGTACTTGCATAATAAGCAGAAGATGAAACAACAATAGCAATGGGTATGAGTAGGTAGGTCTGGGAGCAAGTAACAAACTGAAAGGGGCTTTTCTGAGTAGGATGATTACATATGCGTGTTTTAAGTGTCTGAATCTTGTTTTGGCTTGTGATTCATGTAATTATTAAATTGGGTTTAATTGTTAGCAGAGAGTAGTCTTGTATGATTATGTTGATTTCACAAAATTACTTGTTTTTTCGTGCATCATATGCCTATTTATCTATATCCTTAACatgttttgaactttttttttttaatatctacgGTTACAAAGCATGGGGTTGCCTTTTAGGACAACAGTTATCAGAAAGAGACATCATAGTGGCATGCATAGATTACAGGTGATATGGTTTCCTCCATGCAACAACTCATTGTTGTACATAATATATCTCATCTTGCCAGAGAGACTGTTTTGGACGAATTTCTTTGAGTATATTgagatttgtttgtttgtgaTACTGCCTCTATATGATATTTATCAGAAATGGATTAGCATTCTATTTCTTTATAGGGTAAAGAGTTCTCCCTAGTGTCCTAAGGTTGCCAATATGCAGATTAGATGAGAGCTATTGGGATATGTGGATGCTCTCTCCTCAAGAAAAAATGATTACTACATTCTAAAAACCTTATAAGGCCATATGTCTGGAGATGGGTACTCAATTTCCATCATTCAGCAATCAGCACTATATATTACCATGTCCTTTGTCTCACcgtatttttaatttgtttatcacCACCCTTTTTGTTGGCTGCATTTTATATCCTTGTAGCACCCTTGTGATTTCTTTTTATCACTGTATGGTTTGACTGATTTCTTTGTAAAAGGCTTGACATGTATCCACCCGTGACAGTATCTCATACTACCATCCGTCTAAATTGACAATTAATGCAGGAATTTCCCCCAAGGGACCATGAGTCATATTGTAACAGATGCATCTCAAGGTATCTCATTTGTGTGCAAAAATACTGCTGAATATGGAGGGGATCCTGATAGGTACTAGATTCTTcacatttttctataaatttaaagCATGACTTTATGGGTGGGGAAAGTGATGGGAGATTGGAGTTGCTAACAAAGATGTTGCTAATGTTTCATTTTTGTAGGATTTATCTGATGGGACAGTCAGCTGGTGCACATATTGCTGCTTGCACAATCTTGGAGCAGGCAATTAAAGAAGGCGGTGAGGGAGAAAGCACCACATGGAGTGTCTCCCAGATAAAGGTTTATTTGGGTTTATCTGGAGGGTAAGTGTTCTGTTGTATGTTTTTTTGAACCTCATGGAACTTCTTCTGTATTTCAAGCACACTATTATATGCTTATGATGATTTGACACCCCCTTAAAAAATTTGATCCCATAGGATTAAGGTGATCAATCAGTTTGTCAGGAGGTCATAATTGGTTGATGCATGTTGTAGTATGTTGGGTTCTTATGCGATCGAGAATGCCATAGTCAAATGTGAACCTTTTTTTTAACCATATCATTCCGGCCTACTTCCTTAGTCTTTGTTTCTAAGTGTTCCTCCAAAAGTCCTAAGAACCGAAGTGCAGAATTGAATATGATATTGGGGTGTTAAGGTGGATCAACTCTATTGATGTTATCTTGCCTAGGTGTAGCTTCAAGGTTTCATAATGCAATAATGCTTAACaacaatttctttatatatcatGCTCATCCAAGTATGagttgaaattacccaagtatcCCTGTATCGTAACGCAAcggaaatatctaccaattcactcaacaaattggttagtcgtaCGTTATGTGCTAATttgataaataatcaaatacatAGAATAAATAAAGTGTGTAACACCAATTTTGGTTCcgaagggaaaccctttgaAGAACTCCTCAAAGGTTTTTCCTATGGGGCAGCCAAacctaaaaaaatcaattttattatttgaaaattaattacaagtaaatttcaattacaaaacctttgtaacttGACTATCTTAtttgaccagacaaatgactcatttgtcttctaccATAGTAGCAGCCAAAACCTCTAGCAATCTTGAAACTATTGAATTCCCTCCTGGAACTCCAGTGACTAAACTCGATCACTTCAACTCCGATATGGAGTAAGCACGCAGttaaagagaggaagaaaaaaacattaGAATGTGAAGAATTTTCTCACTCAAACTCTTGGATCCCACTTAGATCTCCAAGCTCTCTCAAAATTAACTGATCAAAAGATGCAACCCTCAactaaattcctcaattaaaTAATTTGCCCAATATTTGATCTGTAGTAGGATTCTGTTGACGGACGGAGTCTATTAGGAATTTCAGGTGTAGTAAGAATCTGCTGATGGGAAGACTCTACTGGGAACGAGTCTGCTGACGCGTCTATTGACACCTAACGTTGAGTCTTCTCATCAAATATAGTTTCCATTCAACTGAATAATTCTAGACTCCTTGAACTTCGGATACACACTCTTATGACATATCTAAGATGTTATCTAATAACCgtttaattcaaattaaatgttcttagataaagataaaatatttacattcatccaatctCAACAATCTCCtaacttaaataaatttctATCGTCCTAGTCATCTAATCCTAATCAACCACTTTTACATTTACAATCTTCCCCTTTGGTGGATTGGTCACAAAATACTCAGTTGATAAATGTAGTGTGTACTTGAAACAAAATCAACCAGCAGACCAAGATCTCGTGAAGAAAATCTTAATATAGTAATGAGAATAAACAACTTCTGAACTAAAATATCAAACGTAAGCTTCAACTCTTGCCTCCTCCTGCTGCTACTCCCCCTCACTTTTTACTCACACTTCACAAAAGACTTTTTAACTCCCATTCAACAACACACTTAAATCTCTCCCTTTTTGTCACAAATCTATCAAGGCTTAAAACTCCTCCTCACCAGAATCAAAAGAATAAATACCAAGCCTATGTGTGCCGAGATAAGAACACTAAAAAAGATCTTGATTTGACACTGCTAAAACTCTCTCTGATCTTAACTCAACCATACATATTGATAAACCTAATGTATGCGTATGAATGCATGTCAAAAAGTGAGCAAATAAGAAAGGTAACCTAGTTGAGACATAAAGCCAAACACTTGGTGGGTACTACTAGAAAACCGATATGAATACTGTCGTAATCCACACAAAAACCATCCTCAATACATGGAAATCAAGATATACCCACTACTAGATCAAATATAGACAAACCAACTATAAACAAAATCCAATTTGAAACCCCAACAACACAAATCAACAACCAAAATTCCAATCTCCACTTTTCATCTGCGCCGAATCCTAGAACTGAAAAATagattaagatggatgatagaAAGTAGTTACAGTGATAGAGAATCGTAGATTAGGATGGTCTGGACTGGTTCTTAATCACGAGAAAAtcaaatatgatatgaaatgaggtGAGACATGGCTAGGGCTCAAGGAAACAATGTCGTGAGTGAGTGGGTGGGTACTAGAAAATATAGGGGAGAGATAGTGACTTAAGTCACTTAAGTGACCAACGTGCTAAGCACGAGCCTCCCTTTTTCACGCCAATTTCCTACTGGGACTTAACCGATTCACCCATTAAGTCACGAGTCCCACTAGGACTTGGACAAAAACAATTACTCCCAGATTCATGCACCAGACGTTAAACTACTCAAAACTGAGtaagatcaaaaaataaaaaataaaaccattaaaagaatataaaatatactttatattttccccatttaaaaaaaaaactttttaatttttttttaaaaacaaaattaggcAATGAAGATACTTAAATACATCTCAGTTTAAGCATAGTGCCACTCACACAGAAAGATAAAATACACTCATATTTGTAACAATCACAATGGTTGTTCACACCttataagatcatcaatattaaagttcatgtgagtgtgtgagtgagaCTACTTACTTCGAggaatcatctatatatatatatatatatatatatttcatctctctccctctcttttttatttttttatttccataGATATTCCCAAGAGATTGTTTCTCAccttaaaagtcaaattttatgCTAGGGCCTAGATACTTGAAAGAGTATCTTCTCCAAACACATGTTTGCACAACCCTTTGATATGTCCATTTTtattgctcatttttttttctcaatgattAGAGCAATGATTTTTTCTATAAGGACTTAAGGGACAAATCCGTGTAgggtgtttgtcttttttcGCAATGACTAAACACCgactttttctatatggatcaaccattTATGTTCGGGCAAGTGGAGATCTCTTACTTTTAGTACTAGATTCAATtagtattagtcaatttaaggCATGAACTCCTACTATGGTGAgcatttcaataataaatacaGAACATAATCATAATAAGCATAACTATAAGTTCCTCACAGTACTTGAAAATGAACTTTGTCAAGATGACTCATAGGGTTAGTAAGCTCAAAGTTGACTgcacaaaatagagagatgCATAAGGTCAAGAATTTACTATGTGAAAACTCAAGTACTCAAACCTTGACACACTAAGTATGcactttccttaaaaaaataagcttaaagcaaaccagaaaaaataatgtattttaaactgaaaaatagaaacataaaataatataaaccaaaATGCATGTCCTAGACTAATGCAATAACGTAAGATGCCTCTCACTTGATATCACACACACCAATAGCTTTATTTCTTGGCAAGGTCCACTCACTATCTTCTTTGACCACCCATTTTGATTTAAGTTTTTACTTATCCATATCACTTTGcacattttttcctttgttaagAAGACAAAATTCTGCTAGTTCACCAAGCTTATGGCTTATGGAGGTTATTTGATGACTCAACTTTTCaaccttatttttttaaatccttttccTTCcttacaatttttctttttccttctttttcttgcacttttcttaaattaaagCAGTGTGGTCTTATATGACCAAGCATACCACAAAAATGACAAGTAGGAGTAAACTTACATTCGGACTTACCTTGGTTGGGCTTCTTTGTCATTGATCTATCATGTAAGCCTCTTGCAACATGAGTTTTAGGCACGACCTTCTTTGGGGCTTCCTCATCTCGACttcttttaacaaaaatgataCATTTTGATGAAGTGGCAACAAATGATGAGCTTTTAAGTTCCATACCTTAGGAAGTCATGTACCCTAAACCCATGCGATCAcagttagattttttataacTCAACATCTCGTCAAGTTTCTAAGTTGCATTCTTTTCTCTGCATTCttgaatctttttcaacttcttctcAAGTACTCCTCGTTGAGCATGTAACCTTGATACTTCAATTTCAGATATCTTTAGTCCCTCAGACAGGTTactgatgaggacatctcctattaatattttatttatttcatttagggtttgtattgccctactacttaaagacattttctattttgttattttattaatgtgttaattatttcatttagg includes these proteins:
- the LOC109015340 gene encoding probable isoprenylcysteine alpha-carbonyl methylesterase ICMEL1; the protein is MAVATGPPETIEVIDRNNNDCVANPKKLCLATSDKTRGLLIRAILANRVGYRWITRFLALIGCYSLLLFLGFLQVGYYYFFSGQVCRSIVYGDQPRNRLDLYRPKNSDGPKPVIAFVTSGAWIIGYKAWGCLLGQQLSERDIIVACIDYRNFPQGTMSHIVTDASQGISFVCKNTAEYGGDPDRIYLMGQSAGAHIAACTILEQAIKEGGEGESTTWSVSQIKVYLGLSGG